The Paenibacillus sp. YPG26 genome includes a window with the following:
- a CDS encoding MFS transporter: MKIAFWLYFFMFIAFFDLHAQYPILTPFALSLGAAPTFIGWMMGIYSITHLPGNLLAGRGVDRHGSRRYLIFSLISAGIILLIQAQVTAPWQLLVLRSLSGFVLAFLAPACLALLASLSDDRIKQGKLMAGHGVMHTLASVVSPAAGAFLVAKAGFGLTFQSLGWLLIGTGIIAFFIVHDRQGSSPELAHPVIHASSKEYSGFRVIPMRFYMLPLFVACAQGILFFELPLQAGGLSGILDTGIYFSLLSLGALVTLCMLFLHKYSPYVRATAGVLGMALAFYSMASAWNVPLAVSLFFLGMSKGVLYPAMASLFIELSGGKRLGTVFSLQSISMSLGAFLGPVVAGQIRHVFSPYFLAFLLLMILLITVPPLRTRSDSASGTSKTPTTVV; this comes from the coding sequence ATGAAGATCGCATTTTGGCTGTATTTCTTTATGTTCATCGCTTTTTTTGACCTGCATGCCCAGTATCCGATCCTTACACCGTTCGCTCTGTCTCTAGGCGCTGCCCCCACCTTTATCGGGTGGATGATGGGGATCTACTCGATTACTCATCTGCCGGGAAATCTGCTGGCTGGCCGAGGTGTGGACAGACATGGCAGCCGCCGCTATCTCATCTTCAGTCTGATCTCTGCAGGAATCATCCTGCTTATTCAGGCCCAAGTCACGGCTCCCTGGCAGCTGCTTGTGCTTCGTTCGCTCAGCGGCTTCGTGCTTGCCTTTCTTGCTCCAGCATGCCTGGCGCTTCTCGCCTCCCTCTCCGATGACCGGATCAAGCAGGGCAAGCTGATGGCCGGCCATGGCGTCATGCACACACTTGCCTCGGTGGTATCCCCGGCAGCAGGAGCATTCCTGGTTGCTAAGGCAGGCTTTGGATTAACCTTCCAATCCCTCGGCTGGCTTCTGATTGGAACCGGGATTATTGCTTTCTTCATAGTCCACGATCGTCAAGGAAGCAGCCCGGAATTGGCCCATCCCGTGATACATGCTTCCAGCAAAGAGTACTCCGGCTTTCGAGTGATTCCCATGAGATTCTATATGCTGCCGCTCTTTGTTGCCTGTGCCCAAGGAATCCTGTTCTTTGAGCTCCCTCTGCAGGCAGGCGGTCTATCGGGAATTCTGGATACCGGGATCTACTTTTCTCTGCTCAGTCTGGGGGCATTAGTGACCCTATGTATGCTTTTTCTGCACAAATACTCTCCCTACGTAAGAGCGACTGCAGGCGTACTTGGCATGGCGCTGGCGTTCTATTCCATGGCTTCTGCCTGGAATGTGCCTCTGGCCGTTTCTCTATTCTTTCTCGGCATGTCCAAGGGCGTTCTCTACCCGGCTATGGCTTCTCTCTTCATCGAGCTGAGCGGCGGCAAGAGACTTGGCACTGTCTTTTCCCTGCAGTCCATCTCCATGTCGCTTGGCGCCTTTCTTGGTCCGGTTGTGGCAGGACAGATCCGTCATGTCTTCTCTCCTTACTTCCTGGCCTTTCTCCTGCTCATGATTCTACTCATAACGGTTCCCCCGCTCCGTACCCGATCTGATTCAGCAAGCGGGACCAGCAAGACACCGACCACTGTCGTATAA
- a CDS encoding sporulation protein YjcZ, whose translation MSHVGQCGPGAGVGLFWTSTGTILVLYILLVIILRTPFF comes from the coding sequence ATGAGTCACGTAGGTCAATGCGGTCCTGGAGCAGGAGTTGGATTATTCTGGACATCTACAGGCACCATCCTTGTTCTGTACATCCTGCTTGTCATCATCCTTCGCACTCCATTCTTCTAA
- a CDS encoding toprim domain-containing protein: MPVYIIVEGKNDRSKLRRVLNEEVEILCTFGTLNTQKLESLRKKVKDEEIYLFMDNDPSGKRIRGILRDTFPDAGHIYTRRGYAGVEGTPDEYIIQQLEKAGLEEFILYPPPGF, from the coding sequence ATTCCTGTATACATCATTGTTGAAGGCAAGAACGACCGCAGCAAGCTGCGCCGGGTGCTGAACGAGGAAGTCGAGATTCTATGCACCTTCGGAACCCTGAACACCCAGAAGCTTGAATCGCTCCGCAAGAAGGTCAAGGACGAAGAGATCTATCTTTTTATGGATAACGACCCTTCCGGCAAAAGAATCCGGGGCATCCTTAGAGACACCTTCCCGGATGCCGGGCACATCTATACCCGCCGGGGCTATGCCGGCGTGGAAGGCACGCCAGACGAATATATCATTCAGCAATTAGAAAAAGCCGGGCTGGAGGAATTCATTCTGTATCCTCCACCCGGCTTCTAG
- a CDS encoding SCO family protein: MLIKYKWTWILLAICVILAGYLLVDTYSKPKIPVIRPVQDFSMENVDGKTVTLQDTNGKVRLFYFFFTNCPDVCPISTFKMSQIQNELKKDGLFGKDISFVSISFDPVRDTREAIRKFGDKFGADYSGWYFLRGDEKKTAKFAMDTFQFIVNKDRDGNFAHSDLIALVDREGNYRKYYKSDVTAKEIAEEAKRLAKE, from the coding sequence ATGCTTATAAAGTACAAATGGACCTGGATTCTGCTTGCCATATGCGTGATTCTGGCTGGTTATCTACTGGTGGATACATACAGCAAGCCCAAAATTCCCGTCATTCGACCTGTTCAGGATTTCTCGATGGAGAATGTGGACGGGAAGACGGTTACCCTGCAGGATACCAATGGCAAGGTTCGGCTATTTTATTTCTTCTTCACCAATTGTCCAGACGTATGTCCTATTTCCACCTTCAAGATGTCTCAAATACAGAATGAGCTCAAGAAAGACGGCTTGTTCGGCAAGGATATCAGCTTCGTATCCATCTCCTTCGATCCGGTGAGAGACACGCGTGAAGCGATCAGGAAATTCGGGGATAAGTTCGGCGCTGATTACAGCGGCTGGTACTTCCTGCGCGGAGATGAGAAGAAGACGGCCAAATTCGCGATGGATACGTTCCAGTTCATCGTTAACAAAGACCGGGACGGCAACTTTGCGCACTCAGACCTGATTGCGCTAGTGGACCGGGAAGGGAACTACCGCAAGTACTATAAGAGTGACGTGACCGCCAAGGAAATCGCAGAAGAAGCAAAACGGTTGGCCAAAGAATAA
- the cyoE gene encoding heme o synthase has translation MRPSPTGDTATWRDFVALTKPGILRSNLIAAFAGFWLASGWDLQYGKLLMTLLGTVLIMASACVFNNYYDRELDSKMERTKGRALPIGKLAPSVVLWYSIILGIAGFGVLFTFSGLLAGLCGIVGFVVYAGIYTMWLKRTSTWSTSVGAISGAAVPVIGYVAVTGKLDLGAILLFALLFLWQPPHFWALGIRRVEEYRAAGFPLLPVVKGIRRTKFQMIPYLVLLLPIPPLMYAYGYTGIWFLIIGEAVAVIWLFMALMGFSKKTDTDTWAKKVFLFSISYLMITLLVMILDTVHH, from the coding sequence ATGAGACCATCACCGACCGGCGACACTGCCACATGGAGAGATTTTGTAGCGCTGACCAAGCCCGGAATCCTTCGCTCCAACCTGATTGCCGCATTTGCAGGATTTTGGCTCGCATCCGGTTGGGATTTACAATACGGAAAGCTTCTAATGACACTTCTTGGTACAGTTCTGATTATGGCTTCAGCTTGCGTATTCAACAATTACTATGACCGCGAGCTTGACAGCAAGATGGAACGGACGAAAGGCCGTGCACTTCCTATTGGAAAGCTTGCCCCTTCCGTTGTGCTGTGGTATTCAATTATCCTGGGCATTGCCGGATTCGGCGTCCTGTTCACCTTCTCCGGGCTGCTCGCCGGACTGTGTGGAATCGTGGGCTTCGTCGTCTATGCAGGAATCTACACGATGTGGCTGAAACGTACTTCAACGTGGAGTACTTCAGTGGGTGCGATTTCTGGTGCGGCCGTTCCAGTAATTGGTTATGTGGCCGTTACGGGCAAGCTTGACCTTGGAGCGATCCTGTTGTTCGCTTTGCTGTTCCTGTGGCAGCCCCCGCATTTCTGGGCCCTTGGCATCCGCAGAGTTGAAGAGTACCGGGCAGCCGGCTTCCCGCTGCTTCCCGTGGTTAAAGGAATTAGAAGAACGAAATTCCAGATGATTCCTTACCTGGTGCTGCTGCTGCCGATTCCGCCGCTCATGTATGCATATGGCTACACAGGCATATGGTTCCTGATCATTGGCGAGGCCGTAGCGGTAATCTGGCTGTTCATGGCTCTAATGGGGTTCAGTAAGAAGACAGATACAGATACTTGGGCGAAGAAGGTATTTCTCTTCTCCATCAGTTATTTAATGATCACCCTGCTTGTGATGATTCTCGATACTGTTCATCATTAA
- the trpS gene encoding tryptophan--tRNA ligase translates to MKKKVLSGIQPSGKLTLGNYIGAMQNFVQLQHEYDCNFMVVDLHAITVPQEPAALREQSESVAALFIAAGIDPNKANVYMQSHVPQHAQLGWLLTTLTSMGELERMTQFKDKSTGKDSVGAGLFVYPSLMAADILLYNADLIPVGEDQKQHLELTRDLAGRFNHRYGDFFTVPEPYIPKVGARVMSLDDASNKMSKSNPNAGSYIALLDTPAEIRKKISRATTDSGREVKFDPANKPEVSNLISIYSQCSGLSLEEVEKRYEGQMYGPFKKDLAEVIVAKLEPIQERYRQIRESGEITSILRQGAERAEEIAAKTLAEVQKRMGFLPKA, encoded by the coding sequence ATGAAGAAAAAGGTTCTCTCGGGCATTCAGCCAAGCGGCAAGCTCACTTTGGGTAATTACATTGGCGCTATGCAGAATTTTGTACAGCTGCAGCACGAATATGATTGTAATTTCATGGTGGTCGACCTCCATGCGATCACGGTGCCACAGGAGCCGGCAGCCCTGCGTGAGCAGTCTGAGTCCGTAGCCGCATTGTTCATCGCGGCGGGCATTGATCCAAATAAAGCAAATGTGTATATGCAGTCCCATGTTCCTCAGCACGCCCAGCTCGGATGGCTTCTGACAACACTAACTTCCATGGGCGAGCTGGAGCGTATGACCCAGTTCAAGGATAAGTCCACTGGCAAAGATTCCGTAGGCGCCGGACTCTTCGTATACCCTTCTCTGATGGCGGCGGATATTCTTTTATATAATGCTGATCTGATACCGGTAGGTGAAGATCAGAAGCAGCATTTGGAGCTGACGCGTGATCTGGCGGGCCGATTCAACCACAGATACGGCGATTTCTTCACGGTTCCGGAGCCGTATATCCCCAAAGTGGGAGCGCGGGTGATGTCGTTAGACGATGCCTCGAATAAAATGAGCAAAAGCAATCCGAATGCGGGCAGCTATATCGCGCTGCTGGATACCCCGGCCGAGATCCGCAAGAAAATCAGCCGGGCAACAACGGACTCGGGCCGCGAAGTTAAGTTTGACCCGGCTAATAAGCCCGAGGTCAGCAATCTGATCAGTATTTACAGCCAGTGTTCCGGCTTATCGCTTGAAGAGGTGGAGAAGCGCTATGAAGGACAGATGTATGGTCCGTTCAAGAAGGATCTCGCCGAAGTCATTGTCGCCAAGCTTGAACCGATTCAGGAGCGTTACCGCCAGATCCGGGAATCCGGGGAAATAACCAGCATCCTGCGTCAGGGCGCGGAGCGGGCGGAGGAGATCGCTGCCAAAACCCTTGCCGAGGTGCAAAAGAGAATGGGCTTTCTGCCCAAAGCCTAG